The Impatiens glandulifera chromosome 3, dImpGla2.1, whole genome shotgun sequence genome contains a region encoding:
- the LOC124929811 gene encoding uncharacterized protein LOC124929811, whose product MAACGSLHPIFDNPLPESPTTPWNQNHHLTEIFRDLYFQEEDNKKPSKTSKSSTPPLPINSKHNPSTSRRYSFSNIYDHDETSTNLPAAKQDDHEDEEQRQTESNHRKESQRYRRSKSYGGSFPPPISCLGRSGKPGMCFKYFRNDGRFILKEVKIPNQEFLHVKREDGRLQLRLVHSESEDDDEDDDDDNDDHEPGVAPKVEDCCNNKNQEEEVVAEEMNKIK is encoded by the coding sequence ATGGCTGCCTGCGGAAGCCTTCATCCGATCTTCGACAATCCATTGCCGGAAAGTCCCACTACTCCATGGAATCAAAACCACCATCTTACCGAGATTTTCAGAGACCTTTATTTCCAAGAAGAAGACAATAAGAAACCATCAAAAACCTCTAAATCATCTACACCACCATTGCCCATTAATTCCAAACATAATCCATCAACTTCAAGAAGATACAGTTTTTCCAACATCTATGATCACGATGAAACATCCACCAACTTACCAGCTGCGAAACAAGATGAtcatgaagatgaagaacaaagacaaaCAGAATCAAACCACAGGAAGGAATCGCAGCGTTATAGAAGATCGAAGTCTTATGGAGGATCATTCCCTCCGCCGATTTCCTGCCTTGGGAGGAGCGGAAAACCTGGCAtgtgttttaaatatttcagGAATGATGGAAGATTTATTCTTAAAGAGGTAAAGATCCCGAACCAGGAATTTCTTCATGTTAAACGGGAAGATGGTCGTCTTCAATTGCGGCTTGTACATTCTGAATCAGAAgacgatgatgaagatgatgacgatgataATGATGATCATGAGCCTGGGGTAGCGCCGAAAGTGGAAGATTGTTGCAATAATAAGAACCAGGAGGAGGAGGTTGTTGCTGAAgagatgaacaaaataaaatga